One Lycium barbarum isolate Lr01 chromosome 5, ASM1917538v2, whole genome shotgun sequence genomic window carries:
- the LOC132642633 gene encoding lipid transfer protein EARLI 1-like, whose amino-acid sequence MAKFSVSSISLVLTLNILFFTIVSSTYVPCPPPTNPKYHPTPTSSTPTPSALSPSPSTQSTPSTPSTPSNPTPATPSILSPLSTPKPSTTPTPSSKGKCPQDALKLRVCANLLNDLLHLIVHSSPAQTPCCSLIQGLADLDAAVCLCTAIKANVLGINLDVPLSINLLLNNCGKYVPENFQCA is encoded by the coding sequence ATGGCTAAGTTTTCTGTATCCTCCATTTCCCTTGTTCTCACATTGAACATTCTCTTCTTCACTATAGTTAGTTCTACTTATGTCCCATGCCCACCACCCACAAATCCCAAATACCACCCCACCCCTACATCCTCTACCCCTACACCCTCTGCCCTATCCCCCTCTCCCTCTACCCAGTCTACCCCCTCTACCCCATCAACCCCATCTAATCCTACCCCTGCTACCCCATCAATTTTATCACCTCTATCTACCCCTAAACCCTCTACCACACCCACCCCATCATCAAAAGGAAAGTGCCCACAGGATGCACTAAAGCTAAGAGTGTGTGCCAACTTGTTAAATGACTTATTGCACCTTATTGTTCATAGTAGCCCAGCTCAAACTCCATGCTGCTCTCTAATTCAAGGACTTGCTGATCTCGACGCTGCTGTTTGCCTTTGCACTGCCATTAAGGCTAATGTATTGGGAATTAATCTGGATGTTCCTCTTTCTATCAACTTGTTGCTCAACAACTGTGGAAAGTATGTCCCTGAAAACTTCCAATGTGCATGA